A genomic segment from Nitrosopumilus sp. K4 encodes:
- a CDS encoding DUF6659 family protein, whose translation MSSKIYDYTKICDSIKSMDSKIRFAGVINERGRLVAGGMKENVEPLENEKDDEMIFMELALRVKMRKEFDKQLGPVNFALASRERALAISFLVGEDILYVVSEPDADYGVLPKKIIEIIEKS comes from the coding sequence TTGTCCTCAAAAATTTATGATTATACTAAGATTTGTGACTCCATTAAATCTATGGATTCTAAGATTAGATTTGCTGGTGTAATCAATGAGCGAGGAAGACTTGTTGCAGGTGGAATGAAAGAAAATGTTGAACCACTTGAAAATGAAAAAGACGATGAAATGATTTTCATGGAACTTGCTTTGCGTGTTAAAATGAGAAAAGAGTTTGACAAGCAATTGGGTCCTGTAAATTTTGCACTTGCTTCTAGGGAAAGAGCACTAGCAATTAGTTTTCTTGTTGGTGAGGATATCTTATACGTTGTATCTGAACCTGATGCCGATTATGGTGTTTTGCCAAAAAAAATTATTGAAATAATTGAAAAATCTTAA